A genomic region of Alicyclobacillus sp. SO9 contains the following coding sequences:
- a CDS encoding Gfo/Idh/MocA family protein has translation MDLDLNYQPKLPRDKSKKIAIVGAGEIVREAHLPAYKMAGFHVVGITDSVQLRAEQLAERYAIPKVYQSVEDLVADTDVEIVDIAVGASSQPSIVESVVAAGKHVLCQKPLGETYAMAKHIVNMCSAVGVKAAVNQQMRWAPGIAATRTIVERGWLGQLTQATIQVNVHTAFEHWPFLRQIDTLEVMYHSIHYMDAIRYLLGTPEYIYADGARYPGQVSHGETRTMIHMKFPGELRALIHDNHNNWADESDWYATFRFEGTDGIVKGTNGALYNYPQGQEDTLSFLSKELHPDFWFRPILKGKWFPHAFMGTMGELMRAVEENREPSNSVADNLKTLQMVFAAYLSMDENRPVWLSEIQ, from the coding sequence GTGGATTTGGATTTGAATTATCAGCCGAAACTGCCTCGGGACAAGAGCAAGAAAATTGCCATAGTAGGAGCTGGCGAAATTGTACGCGAGGCCCATTTACCAGCATACAAAATGGCGGGCTTTCATGTGGTAGGCATCACAGACTCTGTTCAATTGCGAGCAGAACAATTGGCCGAACGATATGCCATTCCAAAGGTTTATCAATCGGTCGAAGACTTAGTTGCTGACACCGATGTTGAAATTGTAGATATAGCGGTCGGAGCAAGTTCACAACCGAGTATCGTAGAGTCCGTTGTAGCTGCCGGGAAGCACGTCTTATGCCAAAAGCCTCTGGGTGAAACGTATGCCATGGCAAAGCACATTGTGAACATGTGTTCGGCTGTAGGGGTCAAGGCCGCAGTAAACCAGCAAATGCGGTGGGCGCCAGGGATTGCTGCAACTCGTACAATTGTTGAACGGGGATGGCTTGGACAACTCACGCAAGCCACCATACAAGTGAACGTTCATACAGCCTTTGAACATTGGCCGTTCCTTCGCCAAATTGATACCCTGGAAGTCATGTATCACAGTATTCACTATATGGATGCCATTCGTTATTTACTTGGTACGCCGGAGTATATCTATGCGGATGGAGCAAGGTATCCGGGACAGGTGAGTCACGGTGAGACGCGCACGATGATTCACATGAAATTTCCTGGGGAACTGCGTGCATTGATTCACGATAATCACAACAACTGGGCTGATGAAAGCGACTGGTACGCAACGTTTCGCTTTGAGGGAACTGACGGTATTGTCAAAGGAACCAATGGAGCTTTGTACAATTATCCGCAGGGACAAGAAGATACGTTGAGTTTTCTGTCGAAGGAGCTTCATCCAGACTTTTGGTTCAGGCCAATTTTGAAAGGGAAATGGTTCCCGCACGCGTTTATGGGAACTATGGGGGAGCTCATGCGAGCGGTTGAAGAGAACCGAGAACCGTCCAATAGTGTAGCGGACAACTTGAAGACTTTGCAGATGGTTTTCGCCGCATACTTGTCGATGGACGAAAATCGGCCTGTATGGCTGAGTGAAATCCAATAA
- a CDS encoding ABC transporter substrate-binding protein encodes MTKLRGITWNHTRGYVPLVAASQRFSEVNPDIEIEWEKRSLQEFADYPLGKLVDKFDLLVIDHPWAGAAIRNGYLYDLNLCLPPEFMSNQKANSIGGSHESYNVDGKQCALAIDAAAPVASYRPDLLRRLGRSVPQTWDEVLELARHGAVLFPGIPIDSLMNFYMLCSSQGEDPFQQENVVISTETGVTGLEQLRELASFCPEIMYNFNPIKVYEAMAASEEFSYCPFAYGYSNYSRTGYCEHQLVFTNPVRLGNRSLRTTLGGTGIALSAQSPSKDLAAQFLQLVAGPDFQRTMYSEAGGQPGHRGAWTDDSVNRLTNNYFRNTLETLDGSFMRPRYAGYLHFQDHAGFIVQRYLKSGGPPAAVLEELNQLYRESRNSA; translated from the coding sequence ATGACAAAGTTACGCGGTATTACGTGGAACCATACAAGAGGTTACGTTCCTTTAGTGGCTGCTTCGCAACGTTTCAGCGAAGTGAATCCAGACATTGAGATTGAATGGGAAAAGCGCTCTCTTCAAGAATTTGCAGATTATCCTCTAGGTAAATTGGTGGACAAGTTCGACCTTTTGGTTATTGACCATCCTTGGGCAGGTGCTGCGATTCGCAACGGCTATTTATACGATTTAAATTTGTGTTTGCCGCCGGAATTTATGAGCAATCAGAAAGCGAATTCAATTGGGGGTTCCCACGAAAGTTACAACGTTGACGGCAAACAGTGTGCGTTAGCCATTGACGCTGCCGCACCTGTTGCATCGTATCGACCGGACCTTCTTCGACGCTTAGGTCGGTCAGTACCGCAAACGTGGGACGAAGTCCTTGAACTAGCACGACACGGCGCTGTCTTATTTCCGGGAATACCAATAGACAGTTTGATGAACTTCTATATGCTGTGCTCATCACAGGGAGAAGATCCGTTTCAACAGGAAAATGTGGTGATAAGTACAGAAACAGGGGTTACAGGCTTGGAACAACTGCGTGAACTGGCAAGCTTCTGTCCTGAAATCATGTATAATTTTAATCCAATTAAAGTGTATGAAGCGATGGCAGCCTCCGAGGAATTTTCGTACTGTCCGTTTGCCTACGGATATTCTAATTATTCACGCACAGGCTACTGTGAACACCAATTGGTTTTCACGAATCCTGTAAGGTTGGGTAATCGGAGCCTTAGAACTACATTGGGTGGAACAGGCATAGCTCTGTCTGCACAAAGTCCCTCGAAGGACCTGGCTGCCCAGTTTCTTCAGCTTGTCGCCGGCCCTGATTTTCAGCGAACCATGTACTCCGAAGCAGGCGGACAACCTGGTCATCGAGGGGCCTGGACTGATGACAGTGTCAACCGACTGACCAACAACTATTTCCGAAATACACTAGAAACGCTAGACGGAAGTTTCATGCGTCCACGGTATGCTGGATATCTTCATTTTCAGGACCATGCTGGGTTCATTGTCCAAAGGTATCTGAAAAGTGGTGGACCACCAGCTGCAGTGCTTGAAGAACTTAATCAGCTCTATCGTGAGTCCAGAAATTCAGCGTAA
- a CDS encoding IclR family transcriptional regulator translates to MEKKPAYRAPALEKGLDILEALSVSSVPQTLTELSRTLDRSPSELFRMIGLLEKRGYIIKDNYGYYLSLKLYELAHTHSLVGHILRAARQPMRDLSVVTRESCHLSILHNDELLVLAQEESPEKVRLSIEVGSKFPAFETVSGRLLLAHLNRDEFETYCRTNPQYLDLTSSQRENLDAQLDFIREHGYSVAENDTHYGVRDLAVLIGNTEIGVTAAIAVTSLTAKRTKRQSDDTLEILNKYASIATANMGLSSKRTFLS, encoded by the coding sequence ATGGAAAAGAAACCCGCATACCGTGCGCCTGCATTGGAGAAAGGACTAGATATTCTCGAGGCACTTTCTGTCTCTTCTGTCCCGCAAACGCTGACCGAACTGTCGAGAACCCTGGATCGGAGCCCCAGCGAATTATTTCGCATGATAGGGTTGTTAGAGAAACGGGGGTACATCATCAAGGACAACTACGGCTATTATTTGTCTTTGAAACTCTATGAACTCGCGCACACACACTCATTGGTCGGACATATCCTTCGGGCTGCCAGGCAGCCAATGCGGGACCTTTCTGTTGTCACTCGAGAGTCATGTCACTTAAGCATTCTACATAACGATGAGCTATTGGTGTTGGCTCAGGAAGAAAGCCCTGAGAAGGTCCGCTTGTCCATTGAAGTGGGTTCCAAGTTTCCTGCGTTTGAGACGGTATCCGGTCGACTCTTGTTGGCCCATTTAAACAGGGATGAGTTTGAAACCTACTGTCGAACAAATCCACAGTACTTGGATTTGACGAGTTCGCAACGGGAAAATCTGGATGCTCAACTAGACTTTATCCGAGAGCATGGTTATAGCGTTGCAGAAAATGACACACATTATGGGGTGCGTGACTTAGCGGTGTTAATCGGCAATACTGAGATTGGCGTGACGGCCGCCATTGCCGTAACGAGTCTAACTGCAAAACGTACGAAGCGGCAGTCGGACGATACTTTGGAGATTTTGAACAAGTACGCTTCAATTGCGACCGCGAACATGGGACTCAGTTCAAAACGGACGTTTTTATCATAG
- a CDS encoding CaiB/BaiF CoA-transferase family protein has product MKPLHNLMVLDFSQFLSGPAAAMRLADLGARVIKIEKTGSGDLGRQLTLSNLRVDGDSTVFHCMNRNKESFAADLKNSKDLDNVKQLIARADVLIENFRPGTLERLGLSPDVLRKLNPRLICARVTGYGKDGPWSRKPGQDLLVQAVSGLGWLNGKQNGKPVPFGLSVVDMFASAHLVQGILALLAKRTETHIGGIVEVSLLETALDLQFEGLTTYLNDGGKLPDRGTHNNAHAYLGAPYGLYETRDGYIALAMGSVAELGNLIECTELVETYGDPALWFEKRDAIKALIQHTIRDNTTEHWLGVLQTGGFWCAPVQNMKEFVDSEGFQVLGMVQELSRPNGARLQTTRCPIRIDGSRLESSKWAPKLGEDSNKILQELQQDKWTPTPVASLPTAHGDSLPLKGKLIIDFTQFLSGPSATLRLADLGATVIKIERAQVGDISRKLYISDVNLDGDSTLFHAANRNKQSVSVDLKNDEELRLVKELIKRADVVVQNFRPGVIERLGLGYEAVKKLNPKIIYGSITGYGGSGPWKNNPGQDLLVQSLAGLPWLNGDDGDPPVPFGLSVVDMLSGAHLLQGLLACVVRRNLTGEGGLVEVSLMESVIDLQFEVLTAFLNDGGQIPRRSSVNNANAYLPAPYGFYRTQDGYIALAMGSVSTIAHLIDCTPLKDYRKETAWFDKRDEIKRILEGHLRTQPTAHWLSILEHHDIWCAEVLDWNVLSQHDAFRSLSMIQTTRRQNGTTVRTTRCPFRINGEILTSEVGAPPLGEYNVKFVKSLTSML; this is encoded by the coding sequence ATGAAGCCCTTACACAACCTGATGGTACTAGACTTTAGTCAATTTCTTTCTGGTCCGGCTGCTGCTATGCGGTTGGCGGACTTAGGCGCACGTGTTATAAAAATAGAAAAAACCGGCAGCGGGGACCTCGGTCGACAATTGACTCTATCCAATTTAAGAGTGGACGGAGATAGCACTGTCTTTCACTGTATGAACAGAAATAAGGAGAGCTTTGCAGCAGACCTCAAAAACAGTAAAGATTTAGATAACGTGAAACAACTCATCGCCCGTGCTGATGTGCTCATTGAGAACTTTCGGCCAGGGACGTTGGAGCGTTTAGGCTTAAGTCCGGATGTGCTTCGCAAATTGAATCCGAGATTAATTTGCGCGAGAGTGACGGGGTATGGGAAAGATGGCCCTTGGTCCAGAAAGCCGGGCCAAGATTTGCTTGTTCAGGCCGTGTCCGGCTTAGGGTGGTTGAATGGAAAGCAAAATGGAAAACCGGTCCCCTTTGGGCTTTCCGTCGTTGATATGTTTGCCAGCGCACATCTAGTCCAAGGAATCTTGGCACTCCTTGCAAAGAGAACAGAAACTCATATCGGCGGGATTGTCGAGGTAAGTCTGCTTGAGACCGCCTTGGATTTGCAGTTTGAGGGACTGACAACATACCTAAATGACGGCGGGAAACTTCCGGACAGAGGTACGCATAACAATGCTCATGCCTATTTGGGGGCTCCATATGGCCTGTATGAGACAAGAGACGGTTATATTGCGCTAGCGATGGGGTCCGTGGCAGAATTGGGGAACCTCATTGAGTGTACAGAGTTGGTTGAAACTTATGGAGACCCTGCGCTGTGGTTTGAAAAGAGGGACGCAATTAAAGCATTAATTCAGCACACGATTCGAGATAACACAACGGAGCATTGGTTGGGTGTTTTACAAACGGGCGGTTTTTGGTGTGCCCCGGTTCAAAACATGAAGGAGTTTGTAGACAGTGAAGGCTTTCAGGTTTTGGGCATGGTTCAGGAACTGTCCCGGCCAAACGGCGCACGGCTACAGACGACACGCTGCCCAATCCGTATTGATGGGTCTCGGCTAGAATCGTCCAAATGGGCGCCAAAACTTGGGGAAGATTCGAATAAAATTCTTCAAGAATTACAGCAAGACAAATGGACTCCGACTCCCGTTGCTTCTCTGCCGACTGCGCATGGGGATTCTTTACCTCTAAAAGGGAAGCTAATCATCGATTTTACGCAGTTTTTGTCTGGTCCTTCCGCAACCTTACGGCTTGCCGATTTGGGGGCCACGGTGATTAAAATTGAGAGAGCCCAAGTCGGTGACATCAGTCGCAAACTATATATATCAGATGTGAACTTAGATGGGGACAGCACCTTATTTCACGCAGCAAATCGCAACAAGCAGAGTGTTTCAGTCGATTTAAAGAACGACGAAGAACTGCGTCTTGTCAAGGAATTAATTAAGAGAGCTGACGTTGTGGTCCAGAATTTTAGACCGGGTGTAATAGAGCGTTTAGGGTTGGGGTACGAAGCGGTCAAGAAGTTGAATCCTAAGATTATATACGGAAGCATAACAGGGTATGGAGGAAGCGGACCGTGGAAAAACAATCCAGGTCAAGACTTACTCGTTCAGTCTTTGGCAGGGCTACCTTGGTTGAACGGGGATGATGGAGATCCGCCGGTGCCCTTTGGACTGAGTGTCGTTGACATGTTAAGCGGAGCGCATTTGTTACAGGGGCTCTTAGCATGTGTCGTACGGCGGAATCTGACCGGCGAAGGGGGACTGGTTGAAGTCAGTCTAATGGAATCTGTTATTGACCTTCAATTTGAAGTGCTGACTGCGTTCTTAAACGACGGTGGACAAATTCCCAGGCGCAGCTCTGTGAATAATGCGAATGCTTATCTACCCGCTCCTTATGGATTTTATCGTACCCAAGACGGTTATATCGCCTTAGCCATGGGTTCAGTTTCGACCATAGCTCATTTAATTGATTGCACGCCGTTAAAAGACTATCGCAAAGAGACTGCGTGGTTTGACAAACGTGACGAGATTAAGCGGATTTTGGAGGGTCATTTACGAACCCAACCAACAGCACATTGGTTGAGTATTCTGGAGCATCATGATATCTGGTGTGCAGAAGTGTTGGATTGGAATGTGCTGTCGCAGCATGATGCGTTCCGGAGTTTATCCATGATTCAGACCACGCGTAGACAGAATGGTACGACCGTCCGGACGACTCGATGTCCGTTTCGTATTAATGGGGAGATATTAACGTCTGAAGTGGGCGCACCACCACTAGGTGAATACAACGTAAAATTTGTGAAATCCCTCACTAGTATGCTTTAA
- a CDS encoding YesL family protein, translating to MRLYEILGFVTDWVSRLVVTTLLWALFTCAGGIVLGFMPSTTAMFAVMHKWEQGNSEASMVRTFAATFKKKFIKSNEVGFLLVVPSLLAGLNFYYCLRHPSPIAYLILSSTFAITLILCVLLVYIFPVMSHFEQSPVQQIVLALVFGLRHPFRSLGVMLVIASYVLFMRGLLSFLLLSLLSLFVTRMVSPCFVSTRTS from the coding sequence ATGAGATTGTACGAGATACTGGGTTTCGTAACGGATTGGGTGTCACGGTTAGTGGTAACGACTCTACTGTGGGCCTTGTTCACTTGTGCAGGTGGAATCGTACTGGGGTTCATGCCTTCAACAACGGCAATGTTTGCTGTGATGCACAAGTGGGAACAAGGTAATTCGGAGGCTTCGATGGTCCGAACTTTTGCGGCAACCTTCAAGAAGAAGTTTATAAAATCCAATGAAGTAGGTTTCCTGTTGGTAGTCCCAAGTCTACTAGCAGGGCTCAATTTCTACTATTGTTTGAGACATCCGTCGCCGATTGCATATCTTATTTTGAGTTCAACTTTTGCCATCACACTCATACTTTGTGTACTGCTGGTTTACATTTTTCCAGTAATGAGTCACTTTGAACAATCACCTGTCCAGCAGATAGTTTTGGCCCTAGTGTTCGGCTTGAGACATCCATTTCGTTCTCTTGGCGTGATGCTGGTGATTGCTTCCTACGTTCTGTTCATGCGTGGTTTATTGTCCTTCCTACTACTTAGCTTACTCTCATTGTTTGTAACACGAATGGTCTCTCCATGTTTTGTTTCAACGCGGACCTCTTGA
- a CDS encoding carbohydrate ABC transporter permease, with product MSFRRYFTKTVMYVILVFFGMLFLLPFIWMLLGAFKKPDAIMTIPPISFPHPVTVVNFKQAFQLAPITRYYFNSLVVSVLSTVGALFSATVVGYGFARLQGRGKNVLFFIALSSMMIPAQVTLFPQYLLYYKIGWVNTYLPLIIPTFLGVSGTTLFIFLMRQFFLSIPKEIEEAAAIDGCSTLSTFFRIMLPLTKPALITVALFEFVFSWNDFFGPLIYLNNSNLYTLPVAVATFSSEFGLELGPLLAMSVLALVPVLILFFIGQRMFVQGIVTTGLKG from the coding sequence ATGAGCTTTCGAAGGTATTTTACCAAAACGGTGATGTATGTAATTCTTGTTTTCTTTGGCATGCTGTTTCTGCTGCCGTTTATTTGGATGTTACTTGGAGCGTTTAAGAAGCCCGATGCCATTATGACCATTCCGCCAATTTCGTTTCCGCATCCTGTTACTGTTGTAAATTTCAAACAAGCATTTCAACTTGCGCCGATAACGCGCTATTACTTTAACTCACTGGTGGTTTCAGTTCTCAGCACAGTTGGCGCGTTGTTTAGCGCGACTGTCGTGGGATACGGGTTTGCACGATTACAGGGACGCGGCAAGAATGTCCTGTTTTTTATAGCGCTGTCAAGCATGATGATACCCGCTCAGGTGACGCTTTTTCCTCAGTATCTTTTGTACTACAAGATTGGTTGGGTTAATACCTATCTGCCTCTAATTATTCCAACGTTCTTAGGGGTCAGTGGAACAACTTTGTTCATCTTTCTCATGAGGCAATTCTTCCTTTCAATACCGAAGGAAATAGAGGAAGCTGCAGCGATTGATGGATGCTCAACTCTTTCAACTTTTTTCCGCATTATGTTGCCCCTTACTAAACCAGCCTTGATAACGGTTGCGTTGTTCGAGTTTGTCTTTTCGTGGAACGACTTTTTTGGCCCTTTGATCTACCTTAATAACTCGAACCTATATACCTTGCCAGTCGCGGTGGCTACTTTCTCTAGTGAATTTGGGCTGGAATTGGGCCCCCTGTTGGCTATGTCGGTACTGGCACTTGTTCCCGTTCTGATACTCTTTTTTATCGGACAAAGAATGTTCGTACAAGGTATTGTTACCACTGGACTTAAAGGGTGA
- a CDS encoding carbohydrate ABC transporter permease, translating to MKNSKSFYVFISPWLIGFFGLTLIPIGVSLYTSFTRWNGSGGEKFVGFANYHYMFTKDPLFYKSMFNTLYYAVGSVAAQVVIAIILAVLLNQKFRGRAFFRTVFFLPYVVTGIPVFVVWTWLFNPQFGTFNYALSLLGLPGLQWLNSQTLAMPSLILMSITSVGGMMVVFLAGLQGIPVELYDAAKIDGAGLWNQTIRVTIPMLSPVVLFNSVWGMIGALQVFAQPYAMTQGGPNYSTEVFALYLYQVAFKDLKFGYASGLAWVLFAVTLIVTLILFFALGRRGYEVD from the coding sequence ATGAAGAATTCCAAGAGTTTCTATGTGTTTATTTCTCCATGGCTGATAGGTTTTTTTGGACTAACGCTTATACCAATCGGAGTATCTCTGTACACCAGTTTTACACGCTGGAATGGTTCAGGCGGAGAAAAATTTGTGGGGTTTGCTAACTATCACTACATGTTTACAAAGGACCCGTTGTTCTACAAATCCATGTTTAATACACTCTATTATGCCGTAGGAAGTGTAGCAGCACAGGTGGTCATTGCAATCATCTTGGCTGTGCTTCTCAATCAGAAATTTAGGGGTCGGGCCTTCTTTCGAACCGTGTTCTTTCTACCCTATGTTGTCACCGGTATACCGGTATTTGTTGTATGGACGTGGTTGTTCAATCCACAGTTCGGGACCTTTAATTATGCACTGAGTTTATTGGGGCTACCCGGTCTTCAATGGCTGAACAGCCAAACGTTGGCGATGCCGTCGTTGATACTCATGAGTATCACGAGCGTTGGCGGCATGATGGTCGTCTTTCTGGCCGGTCTACAAGGAATACCTGTGGAGTTATATGATGCTGCAAAGATTGACGGCGCTGGACTTTGGAATCAAACCATACGAGTTACAATTCCAATGTTGTCTCCAGTAGTCCTGTTCAATTCGGTATGGGGAATGATTGGCGCCCTTCAAGTTTTTGCTCAGCCATACGCAATGACTCAGGGAGGACCAAATTATTCCACAGAGGTATTTGCTTTATACCTCTATCAGGTGGCATTTAAAGATTTAAAATTCGGGTACGCATCTGGGTTGGCTTGGGTCCTGTTCGCAGTGACTCTCATTGTTACCCTAATTCTGTTCTTCGCTTTAGGTCGTCGCGGATATGAGGTGGATTGA
- a CDS encoding ABC transporter substrate-binding protein — MRTNTGIGILAVLSATAVLGGCGSAAQSHQGNTASNSGKHITLEWGFGGNAAGIKAMKQVAKLYEQTHPNVTVKMITDAPGAFLTKLPAMFKSNSAPDVINLSNGWVPNIQDTFHALLNLNPYLSKDGVKKSDYQSNSWKDETIGGKLYALPNQGYGDGIAYNETLFKKYNVPLPKPGWTTQDFVRDAKMLTHGSGQKKTWGISEAVYARNLPQLFGGNLIDYSTKKVQATSSKVEKAVNFEINLIKQGVMPKNLVYGKSVDPFFTGQAGMDMFYVEYFQSEYDSQIGSKFKWNVAPFPVGWKGVTQLGANAVWKNSKHKDAAVKFTIWLAQNPKAMKLEESGGSPLYLPLLKKFESSPPTAFKNIDVKNPVSMISRSVFVDQTGTYGQIWRNWLQIMGKVQTTGKVASNLSQFQKQSQTLLSQSGNSSN, encoded by the coding sequence GTGAGAACAAACACTGGAATTGGTATTTTGGCAGTATTGAGTGCGACCGCAGTCTTAGGCGGGTGTGGGTCTGCAGCACAGTCTCACCAGGGCAATACGGCTAGTAACTCCGGCAAACACATCACGCTGGAGTGGGGATTTGGCGGAAATGCAGCGGGAATCAAGGCGATGAAACAAGTTGCAAAGCTATACGAACAAACTCACCCGAATGTCACAGTCAAGATGATAACTGATGCTCCAGGCGCCTTTTTAACCAAACTTCCGGCAATGTTTAAATCAAACAGTGCTCCAGACGTCATTAACCTTAGTAATGGCTGGGTTCCTAATATTCAAGATACTTTTCACGCCCTCTTGAACTTGAATCCGTATCTTTCGAAAGATGGTGTCAAGAAATCCGATTATCAATCTAACTCGTGGAAGGATGAAACCATTGGCGGTAAGCTGTATGCGCTTCCAAACCAAGGTTACGGCGACGGAATTGCTTACAATGAGACTCTCTTTAAGAAATATAACGTACCGTTGCCTAAGCCTGGCTGGACGACGCAAGATTTCGTACGCGACGCCAAAATGCTGACGCATGGCTCTGGGCAGAAAAAGACTTGGGGGATTAGTGAAGCTGTCTACGCGCGGAACCTTCCTCAGCTTTTTGGTGGAAATCTCATTGATTATTCTACAAAGAAAGTGCAAGCAACAAGTTCCAAGGTTGAGAAGGCAGTGAATTTTGAAATAAACCTAATTAAGCAAGGGGTAATGCCGAAAAACTTGGTCTACGGCAAATCTGTAGACCCGTTTTTTACGGGTCAAGCAGGCATGGATATGTTTTATGTTGAGTATTTCCAAAGCGAGTACGACTCGCAAATCGGAAGTAAGTTCAAGTGGAATGTGGCCCCTTTCCCAGTCGGGTGGAAAGGAGTTACTCAACTGGGGGCAAATGCAGTCTGGAAGAATTCTAAGCACAAAGATGCAGCTGTGAAGTTTACTATTTGGTTAGCACAAAACCCCAAGGCGATGAAACTGGAAGAAAGCGGCGGTAGTCCGTTGTACTTACCGCTTCTTAAGAAATTTGAATCCAGTCCGCCGACTGCATTCAAGAACATAGACGTGAAAAATCCCGTGTCCATGATTTCTCGTTCAGTGTTTGTCGATCAGACAGGTACATATGGACAAATATGGAGAAATTGGCTTCAAATAATGGGCAAAGTCCAAACAACAGGAAAAGTCGCGTCTAATCTTAGCCAATTCCAAAAACAGTCTCAAACACTTTTGAGTCAATCGGGGAACTCGAGCAATTGA